In one Desulfovibrio sp. Huiquan2017 genomic region, the following are encoded:
- a CDS encoding discoidin domain-containing protein has product MRGLRLIVLSLIVSAVLAWSGAAWALDVNVRVSSFKMDLGLEYAPGNLMDGNPATAWAGGSISSGEGQWMEFSFDVPVRVTGLGIYNGHQGPGQFEKFRRVRSGRVVYPDGSEFPFWLRDEPGEQIVKCPGNPFKSLRIVVDSVFPEGVPLARMKLAVSEVKLYVTLMPAPEHGVEAGGGRDAFVPQVPPADTINPVPGKIRDLLRDFYVRQASLDDDYSLLFAPHVRDRFDFQFEVFKEIQRQRGTYKLFRAAKVDPSGLGFELVYMDKDVAEVRAFGTYRIQVGKLDRNLEEDSVFVLMKGAEGWRILELDGQMEDF; this is encoded by the coding sequence ATGCGTGGTCTTCGTCTTATCGTCTTGAGCCTGATCGTGTCGGCCGTCCTGGCGTGGAGCGGGGCGGCGTGGGCGTTGGACGTGAACGTCCGGGTGTCCAGCTTCAAGATGGACCTGGGGCTTGAGTATGCCCCGGGCAACCTGATGGACGGGAACCCGGCCACGGCCTGGGCCGGGGGGAGCATTTCCTCGGGCGAAGGGCAGTGGATGGAGTTCTCCTTCGACGTCCCGGTGCGGGTCACGGGGTTGGGCATCTACAACGGGCACCAGGGGCCGGGGCAGTTCGAAAAGTTTCGGCGCGTCCGCTCGGGCCGGGTGGTCTATCCCGACGGCTCGGAATTTCCCTTCTGGCTGCGCGACGAACCGGGTGAGCAGATCGTCAAATGCCCGGGCAATCCATTCAAGTCATTGCGAATCGTCGTCGATTCGGTCTTTCCCGAGGGCGTGCCCCTGGCGCGCATGAAACTGGCCGTTTCCGAGGTCAAGCTGTACGTGACCCTGATGCCCGCACCGGAGCACGGGGTCGAGGCGGGCGGGGGCCGGGATGCCTTCGTGCCGCAGGTGCCGCCTGCCGACACGATCAATCCCGTGCCTGGGAAGATACGGGACCTGCTTCGGGATTTCTACGTCAGGCAGGCCTCCCTGGACGATGACTACAGCCTGCTGTTCGCGCCCCACGTGCGGGACCGTTTCGATTTTCAATTCGAGGTCTTCAAGGAGATTCAGCGCCAGCGCGGCACCTACAAGCTGTTTCGCGCGGCCAAGGTGGATCCGTCCGGGCTCGGGTTCGAGCTGGTCTACATGGACAAGGACGTGGCCGAGGTCCGCGCCTTCGGAACCTATCGCATACAGGTGGGTAAGCTGGACAGGAACCTGGAAGAGGATTCGGTCTTCGTGCTGATGAAGGGCGCGGAGGGTTGGAGGATTCTCGAACTTGATGGCCAGATGGAAGATTTTTAA
- the glp gene encoding gephyrin-like molybdotransferase Glp: MHGFFTIISRSEFEALLRGFTPLPAETVDLARAAGRVLAQDLTAPHDWPLLARSCMDGFAVNARDVFGAGESNPGYLECVAALSIDKLPDIVLSPGECARIATGGVLPEGADAVVMVEHTQAMQDETVGGTIEIRKSLAPFDNVMQRGEDAIQGTTALPEGTVLRPQEIGLAAALGFEKLPLRRRPRVAILSTGDELIKVSETPDPGQVRDVNTHTVAALVEQAGGLPVPYGIVKDDLESLGRALTAAIAENDAVLLSGGSSIGVRDLTVQAIEAMEDARILAHGVAISPGKPTILGRVDGKPVLGLPGQVTSALVVVHVLVLPLLRHMQGDPAAFSPARRCLRKAQLARNVASKPGREDYVRIRLEEREGRPPLAHPVLGKSGLLRTIVQAHGLAAIPADSEGLYADDLIDVWII, translated from the coding sequence ATGCACGGATTCTTCACCATCATATCGCGTTCCGAATTTGAGGCGCTGTTGCGCGGCTTCACCCCGCTTCCCGCCGAGACCGTGGACCTGGCCCGGGCGGCCGGGCGCGTCCTGGCCCAAGACCTGACCGCTCCCCACGACTGGCCCCTGCTCGCCCGCTCGTGCATGGACGGTTTCGCGGTCAACGCCCGCGATGTGTTCGGGGCCGGAGAGTCCAATCCCGGCTACCTGGAATGCGTGGCCGCCCTGTCCATCGATAAGTTGCCGGACATCGTCCTGAGCCCCGGCGAATGCGCGCGCATCGCCACCGGCGGCGTGCTGCCCGAGGGTGCGGACGCCGTGGTCATGGTCGAGCACACCCAGGCCATGCAGGACGAAACCGTGGGCGGAACCATCGAGATCCGCAAGTCCCTGGCGCCGTTCGACAACGTCATGCAGCGCGGCGAGGATGCCATACAAGGCACCACGGCCCTGCCCGAAGGCACGGTCCTGCGCCCCCAGGAGATCGGCCTGGCCGCAGCCCTGGGATTCGAGAAACTGCCCCTGCGCAGACGGCCCCGCGTAGCCATCCTGTCCACGGGCGACGAACTCATCAAGGTTAGCGAAACCCCCGACCCGGGCCAGGTGCGCGACGTGAACACCCACACCGTGGCCGCCCTGGTGGAACAGGCGGGCGGTCTGCCCGTGCCCTATGGCATCGTCAAGGACGACCTGGAGAGCCTCGGCCGGGCGCTTACTGCGGCCATCGCCGAAAACGACGCGGTCCTGTTGTCCGGCGGCAGCTCCATCGGCGTGCGCGACCTGACGGTCCAGGCCATCGAAGCCATGGAGGACGCACGAATCCTGGCCCACGGAGTGGCCATCAGCCCAGGCAAGCCGACCATCCTCGGCCGTGTGGACGGCAAGCCCGTGCTCGGCCTGCCCGGCCAGGTGACTTCGGCCCTGGTGGTGGTCCACGTCCTGGTCCTGCCGCTCCTGCGCCACATGCAGGGTGACCCGGCCGCCTTCTCCCCCGCCCGCCGCTGCCTGCGCAAGGCACAGCTCGCCCGCAACGTAGCCTCCAAGCCCGGCCGCGAGGACTACGTGCGCATTCGCCTGGAAGAGCGCGAGGGGCGGCCGCCCCTGGCCCACCCGGTGCTCGGCAAATCGGGCCTGCTGCGGACCATCGTCCAGGCCCATGGCCTGGCCGCCATCCCGGCCGACTCCGAAGGGCTCTACGCCGATGACTTGATTGATGTCTGGATTATATAA
- the argB gene encoding acetylglutamate kinase, with protein sequence MKRYQLQAKSIIETLPFITEFYGQTIVIKYGGNAMIDEDLKRAFALNIILLKYIGINPVVVHGGGPQIGKMLKALNIESHFREGYRVTDQATMDVVEMVLVGKVNKEIVNLINLHGGQAVGLSGKDGRLITAEPKELAVEKKDAPPEIIDLGKVGEVTSVNTKLIHSLLNDGFIPVIAPVGVDDKGATYNINADSVAGAVATALGAKRLYLLTDVPGLLDAEGQLITSLTAKEAFEAIRSGVVTGGMIPKITCCLEAVAGVEKSAIIDGRVENCILLELFTKSGIGTEIVY encoded by the coding sequence ATGAAGCGGTATCAGCTTCAAGCCAAGTCCATCATAGAGACCCTGCCGTTCATCACCGAATTCTACGGCCAGACCATCGTCATCAAGTACGGCGGCAACGCCATGATCGACGAGGATTTGAAGCGCGCCTTTGCCCTGAACATCATTCTGCTCAAGTATATCGGCATCAATCCGGTGGTGGTGCACGGCGGCGGGCCGCAGATCGGCAAAATGCTCAAGGCCCTGAACATCGAGTCCCACTTCCGCGAGGGGTACCGTGTCACGGACCAGGCCACCATGGATGTGGTCGAGATGGTCCTGGTGGGCAAGGTCAACAAGGAAATCGTCAACCTGATCAACCTGCACGGCGGCCAGGCCGTGGGGTTGTCCGGCAAGGACGGACGGCTGATCACGGCCGAGCCCAAGGAACTGGCCGTGGAGAAGAAGGACGCCCCGCCCGAGATCATCGACCTGGGCAAGGTGGGCGAGGTCACCTCGGTGAACACCAAGCTCATCCACTCCCTGCTGAATGACGGGTTCATCCCGGTCATAGCACCCGTGGGCGTGGACGATAAGGGCGCGACCTACAACATCAACGCCGACTCCGTGGCCGGGGCCGTGGCCACCGCGCTGGGGGCCAAACGCCTCTACCTGCTGACCGACGTGCCCGGCCTGCTCGATGCCGAGGGGCAGTTGATCACCTCCCTGACCGCCAAGGAGGCCTTCGAGGCCATCCGCTCGGGCGTGGTCACCGGCGGCATGATCCCCAAGATCACATGCTGTCTGGAAGCCGTGGCCGGAGTGGAGAAGTCGGCCATCATCGACGGCCGGGTGGAAAACTGCATCCTCCTCGAACTATTCACTAAATCCGGTATCGGCACCGAGATCGTCTACTAG
- a CDS encoding putative sulfate/molybdate transporter, with product MRLSFNRMEWAGSMGDLGTLLPLAFGMIMINGLSATGLFLTVGLMYLLAGFYYRVPIAVQPMKVISAYAIGLALSPQMITASGILLAVILLFLGTTGLVDRVARLVPKPVIRGVQLSTGILLLSKGVFLIVGKNPLQLMNGVVEPFLVVQSLGPVPMSVVSGVVFGLVTLFFLRSNRFPAGLVVVVSGAIFGTLFGAWRELVDIHIGLHLPEILPFGIPAMPDFGFALLALVAPQIPMTMGNAVIASRDLSFEYFGNESRRVTDRSLCISMGLANVFAALVGGMPVCHGAGGLAAHYAFGARTAGSNVIIGVLFVALAVLLGSQSINILHLLPMGVLGMLLFYAGAQLALTIQDVQTRSGLFVMMVMLGITMASNLAWAFGVGICMNWIIEKGRIAI from the coding sequence ATGCGACTCAGTTTCAACAGGATGGAATGGGCGGGCTCCATGGGCGATCTGGGCACGCTGCTGCCGCTGGCCTTTGGCATGATCATGATCAACGGGCTGTCCGCCACGGGGCTCTTCCTGACCGTAGGGCTCATGTATCTCCTGGCCGGCTTTTACTACCGGGTGCCCATTGCGGTGCAGCCCATGAAGGTTATCTCGGCCTACGCCATCGGCTTGGCCCTTTCACCTCAGATGATCACCGCCTCGGGCATTCTCCTGGCCGTCATCCTCCTGTTTCTCGGCACCACCGGGCTGGTGGACCGGGTGGCCCGCCTGGTGCCCAAGCCGGTCATCCGGGGTGTGCAACTGTCCACCGGCATTCTGCTCCTGTCCAAGGGCGTCTTCCTCATCGTGGGCAAAAACCCGCTCCAGCTCATGAATGGAGTCGTGGAGCCGTTTTTGGTCGTTCAGTCCCTGGGGCCGGTGCCCATGTCCGTGGTTTCGGGCGTGGTCTTCGGGCTCGTCACCTTGTTTTTTTTGCGCAGCAATCGCTTTCCGGCCGGGCTGGTGGTGGTCGTCTCCGGCGCGATATTCGGGACGTTGTTCGGTGCATGGCGAGAGCTGGTGGACATCCACATCGGCCTGCATCTGCCCGAGATCCTGCCTTTCGGCATTCCGGCCATGCCGGACTTCGGTTTCGCGCTTCTCGCCCTGGTGGCCCCGCAGATTCCCATGACCATGGGCAACGCGGTCATCGCCAGCCGGGACCTGAGCTTCGAGTATTTCGGCAACGAAAGTCGGCGGGTCACGGACCGCTCCCTGTGCATATCCATGGGGCTGGCCAACGTCTTCGCGGCCCTGGTGGGCGGCATGCCCGTCTGCCACGGCGCGGGCGGCCTGGCCGCACACTACGCCTTCGGGGCGCGCACGGCGGGCTCCAACGTGATCATCGGCGTGCTGTTCGTGGCCCTGGCCGTGCTGCTGGGCTCCCAGTCCATCAACATCCTGCACCTGCTGCCCATGGGCGTGCTCGGCATGCTCCTTTTCTATGCAGGGGCGCAGCTCGCCCTGACCATCCAGGACGTCCAGACCCGCTCCGGCCTGTTCGTCATGATGGTCATGCTCGGCATCACCATGGCTTCCAACCTGGCCTGGGCCTTCGGCGTGGGCATCTGCATGAACTGGATTATCGAAAAGGGCCGGATCGCCATCTAG
- a CDS encoding uridine kinase, with protein MGKLIKEKDAKGRLHIDTPLMGESLVDRAVLKSTEASEYFRMQPEVNVLKIGGQSIMDRGAKALFPILKELVKAKEKHKILLMCGGGTRARHVYSIGVDLGMPTGVLSKLGDKVSAQNAEMLSVLLAKHGGALIGHGDHLEQLHMYCQLGYLPITTGIPPYGFFEHPAEHGSIPPHRTDSGAFLLAENIGARSLIYLKDEKGMFDGDPKKAKDRDALRFFDRIHVDELLKLDLDDLIVERPVLTFLKNAKTLKSFQIIDVLRHPEHLHAALDGEHVGTIIYKD; from the coding sequence ATGGGCAAGCTGATCAAGGAAAAGGATGCAAAGGGCAGGCTGCATATCGACACTCCGCTCATGGGCGAGTCCCTGGTGGACCGCGCCGTGCTCAAGAGCACCGAGGCGAGCGAGTATTTCCGCATGCAGCCGGAAGTCAATGTACTCAAGATCGGCGGCCAGTCCATCATGGATCGGGGAGCCAAGGCGCTGTTCCCCATTCTCAAGGAATTAGTCAAGGCCAAGGAAAAGCACAAGATCCTGCTCATGTGCGGCGGCGGCACCCGGGCCCGCCACGTCTATTCCATCGGCGTGGACCTGGGCATGCCCACCGGCGTCCTGTCCAAGCTCGGCGACAAGGTCTCGGCTCAGAACGCCGAGATGCTCTCGGTTCTGCTGGCCAAGCACGGCGGAGCCCTCATCGGCCACGGCGATCATCTGGAGCAACTGCACATGTATTGCCAGCTCGGCTATCTGCCGATCACCACCGGCATCCCGCCTTACGGCTTTTTTGAACATCCGGCCGAGCACGGCTCCATTCCGCCTCACCGGACCGATTCCGGGGCCTTCCTCCTGGCTGAAAATATCGGGGCGCGTTCGCTTATCTATCTCAAGGACGAGAAGGGCATGTTCGACGGCGACCCCAAGAAGGCCAAGGATCGCGACGCTCTCAGGTTTTTCGACAGGATTCACGTGGACGAACTACTTAAGCTCGACCTCGACGACCTCATCGTTGAGCGACCGGTCCTGACTTTCCTGAAGAACGCCAAGACCCTCAAGTCGTTCCAGATCATCGACGTCCTCCGCCACCCGGAGCATCTGCATGCCGCCCTCGACGGCGAGCATGTCGGCACGATTATCTACAAGGATTGA
- a CDS encoding helix-turn-helix transcriptional regulator codes for MSKKVGGSKPQRYIQPSLLMALTGGPSYGYQLIQTIGEYGFLQGDAPPGMIYRHLRQMDEEGLVVSSWDAEGDGPAKRVYSVTAEGLEVLEAWVLHMERQRDRLDAFIRRYRAS; via the coding sequence ATGTCGAAAAAAGTGGGCGGCTCCAAGCCGCAGCGATACATTCAGCCTTCCCTGCTCATGGCTTTGACGGGCGGGCCTTCCTATGGGTATCAACTTATTCAAACCATCGGGGAATATGGCTTTTTGCAGGGGGATGCGCCGCCGGGCATGATTTATCGCCACCTGCGTCAGATGGACGAGGAGGGGCTGGTCGTCTCTTCCTGGGACGCCGAGGGGGACGGCCCGGCCAAGCGGGTCTATTCGGTCACGGCCGAGGGGCTTGAAGTTCTGGAGGCGTGGGTTCTGCACATGGAGCGGCAACGCGACCGGCTGGATGCGTTCATCCGGCGTTACCGGGCGTCGTAG
- a CDS encoding MFS transporter, whose amino-acid sequence MRRLYLDRNLQYVFGVTLMAVLGVSSIIPALPDIMKGLNLSAVQIGLVISAFTLPGVLFSPLVGIMADRVGRKVVLVPSLFIFSGFGFACFFAHTMQQLLILRFLQGVGAAPLGVLYSTMIGDLYTGPERGQAMGYNASVLAMGTAGYPAVGGVLALLGWNYPFILPLLAVPLGLAILFFMKTPEPDKHGSLKDYFANAYRRMKTRETMALFATTLLTFIILYGPLITYLPILLNHRFKASPATIGLVFLAASGFTGLASFQLGKLTQRFGQRTLLSAAAVFYGLCMVFTPHAPTLALTIPPVICFGLAQGLNIPTVMTMLTTIAPMEQRGAFMAANGLLLRLAQTVAPMIMGGLYALGGMDAVYWGGFACAAAILVLARFYIVNIDHNAPKPPAETHR is encoded by the coding sequence ATGCGCAGGCTCTACCTCGACCGCAACCTCCAGTACGTCTTCGGCGTGACGCTCATGGCCGTACTCGGCGTGTCGTCCATCATTCCGGCCTTGCCCGACATCATGAAGGGGCTCAACCTGAGCGCGGTGCAGATCGGCCTGGTCATCTCCGCCTTCACCCTGCCCGGCGTACTCTTCTCGCCCCTGGTCGGCATCATGGCCGACCGCGTGGGCCGCAAGGTGGTCCTGGTGCCCTCGCTGTTCATCTTCAGCGGGTTCGGCTTCGCCTGTTTCTTCGCCCATACCATGCAACAGCTTCTGATCCTGCGCTTCTTGCAGGGCGTAGGCGCGGCCCCGCTAGGCGTGCTCTACTCGACCATGATCGGCGACCTGTACACCGGCCCGGAACGCGGCCAGGCCATGGGCTACAACGCCTCGGTCCTGGCCATGGGCACGGCCGGATATCCGGCCGTGGGCGGCGTCCTGGCCCTGCTCGGTTGGAACTATCCCTTCATCCTGCCCCTGCTGGCCGTGCCGCTGGGCCTGGCCATCCTCTTTTTCATGAAGACCCCCGAGCCGGACAAACACGGAAGCCTCAAGGATTATTTCGCAAACGCCTACCGGCGGATGAAGACGCGCGAGACCATGGCCTTGTTCGCCACCACCCTGTTGACCTTCATCATCCTGTACGGCCCGCTGATCACGTATCTGCCCATCCTGCTCAACCACCGCTTCAAGGCCTCGCCCGCGACCATCGGCCTGGTCTTCCTGGCCGCTTCGGGCTTCACCGGACTGGCCTCGTTCCAACTCGGCAAGCTGACTCAGCGCTTCGGCCAGCGCACTCTGCTCTCCGCCGCCGCCGTGTTCTACGGCCTGTGCATGGTCTTCACGCCCCACGCCCCGACCCTGGCCCTGACCATTCCGCCGGTCATCTGCTTCGGCCTGGCCCAGGGACTGAACATCCCCACGGTCATGACCATGCTGACGACCATCGCGCCCATGGAACAGCGCGGCGCGTTCATGGCCGCCAACGGCCTGCTCCTGCGCCTGGCCCAGACCGTGGCCCCGATGATCATGGGTGGGCTTTACGCCCTGGGCGGCATGGACGCCGTGTACTGGGGCGGATTCGCCTGCGCCGCAGCCATCCTCGTCCTGGCGCGCTTCTACATCGTCAACATCGACCACAACGCCCCTAAGCCCCCGGCCGAAACACACCGATAA
- the proB gene encoding glutamate 5-kinase: MTKSPITRDSLLDNVRRVVIKVGSAVLTTRDGLNGEAINRLADQLAALSDRGMDVILVSSGAVAAGRQRIFERTCKKQRNGKDLVSRQAASAVGQGRLMHDYDEAFARHGKVTAQVLLTRSGLKLRDRFLNARNTLERLLEWGVIPIINENDTVSTRELEFGDNDTLAAMCLGLIGADLFVNMTSADGVFDRNPDADPNATPIPLIEDIAALDIETMCDGKSNVGTGGMYSKLRAARRAAQLGVPTLILTGKGAFDIPNVLSGGEGGTLVLPDDRAVSSKKFWLAYHDDPSGAILVDNGAANALMTKGTSLLPIGITDVAGCFERGALIFIKTADGDELGVGQTNYSADELRHIKGKRTDELAAIIGPTTSDEAVHRDNMLLNAAI; the protein is encoded by the coding sequence ATGACGAAATCGCCCATTACCCGAGACTCCCTGCTCGACAACGTCAGGCGGGTGGTGATCAAGGTCGGCTCGGCCGTGCTGACCACCCGCGACGGCCTGAACGGCGAGGCCATCAACCGCTTGGCCGATCAGTTGGCAGCGCTGTCCGACCGAGGCATGGACGTAATCCTGGTTTCCTCGGGCGCGGTGGCCGCAGGCAGGCAGCGCATCTTCGAGCGCACTTGCAAGAAACAACGCAACGGCAAGGACTTGGTCTCCCGGCAGGCGGCCTCGGCCGTGGGCCAGGGACGGCTCATGCACGACTACGACGAAGCCTTCGCCCGGCACGGCAAAGTCACGGCCCAGGTTCTGCTGACCCGCAGCGGCCTGAAGCTGCGCGACCGCTTCCTGAATGCGCGCAACACCTTGGAACGGCTCCTGGAATGGGGCGTCATCCCGATTATCAACGAAAATGACACAGTGTCCACCCGCGAGTTGGAATTCGGGGACAACGACACCTTGGCCGCCATGTGCCTGGGGCTGATCGGCGCGGACCTGTTCGTGAATATGACCTCGGCCGACGGGGTCTTCGACAGGAATCCCGACGCCGATCCAAACGCCACGCCCATCCCGCTCATTGAGGACATCGCGGCCCTGGACATCGAGACCATGTGCGACGGCAAGTCCAACGTCGGCACAGGCGGCATGTACTCCAAACTGCGCGCGGCCCGGCGGGCGGCCCAACTGGGCGTGCCCACCCTGATCCTCACGGGCAAGGGCGCATTCGACATCCCGAACGTGCTCTCGGGCGGCGAGGGCGGAACCCTGGTCCTGCCCGACGACCGGGCGGTTTCAAGCAAGAAATTCTGGCTGGCCTACCATGACGACCCGTCCGGGGCGATCCTGGTGGACAACGGCGCGGCCAATGCCCTGATGACCAAGGGCACGTCCCTGCTGCCCATCGGCATCACCGACGTGGCGGGCTGTTTCGAACGCGGGGCGCTGATCTTCATCAAAACCGCCGACGGCGACGAACTCGGCGTAGGACAGACCAACTACTCCGCCGACGAATTACGCCACATCAAGGGCAAACGCACGGACGAACTGGCGGCCATCATCGGCCCCACGACCTCCGACGAGGCCGTGCACCGTGACAACATGCTCCTGAACGCGGCCATCTGA
- a CDS encoding LysR substrate-binding domain-containing protein, with translation MRYISCMDTRQMRYFLAVAETLHFRRAAERLHMTQPPLSQQIAAFEAELGVPLFVRDRRSVALTEAGESLLADVRRILADMEAAERRAVDTGMGRTGRLRVGFIGPAIDGPLSPDLKRFGETHPGIALELSEKSTPELVELVRGKGLDAAVVRLSGTNPAGLERHVYHREAYVLAVPAAHRLARVRAIKAEMLDDEPLIMFPRVLNPLLYDQWAALLAGAGARLRVAQEVLTKHATVALVAAGFGVSPVPRSTADTGRRDVAFVPFAAKTPELRFHLITRSGPPGPALAAFLGQLLRTGHAKDA, from the coding sequence ATGAGATACATATCATGCATGGACACTCGACAGATGCGATATTTCCTGGCCGTGGCCGAAACCTTGCACTTCCGCCGGGCGGCGGAGCGGCTACACATGACGCAACCGCCCCTTTCCCAGCAGATCGCCGCTTTCGAAGCAGAGCTGGGCGTGCCGCTGTTCGTGCGCGACCGGCGGTCGGTGGCCCTCACCGAGGCGGGCGAGAGCCTGCTTGCGGACGTGCGCCGCATCCTGGCGGACATGGAGGCGGCCGAACGGCGGGCGGTGGACACGGGAATGGGACGCACGGGCAGACTGCGCGTGGGCTTCATCGGCCCGGCCATCGACGGGCCGCTTTCGCCGGACCTGAAGCGATTCGGCGAGACCCACCCGGGCATCGCTTTGGAATTGTCGGAGAAATCCACCCCGGAATTGGTGGAACTGGTCCGGGGGAAGGGGCTGGACGCGGCCGTGGTCCGGTTGTCAGGGACCAATCCCGCCGGGCTTGAGCGGCACGTATATCACCGCGAGGCGTACGTCCTGGCCGTGCCCGCCGCCCACAGGCTGGCCCGAGTGCGGGCCATCAAGGCGGAGATGCTCGACGATGAGCCGCTGATCATGTTTCCGCGCGTCCTGAACCCGCTGCTGTACGATCAATGGGCCGCCCTGCTCGCCGGTGCCGGAGCGCGGTTGCGCGTGGCCCAGGAGGTCCTGACCAAGCACGCCACCGTGGCCCTGGTGGCCGCCGGATTCGGGGTTTCGCCCGTGCCCCGGTCCACGGCGGACACGGGCCGTCGGGACGTGGCCTTCGTGCCCTTTGCCGCGAAAACGCCAGAACTGAGATTTCACCTGATCACCCGCAGCGGGCCGCCCGGCCCAGCCCTGGCCGCTTTTCTGGGCCAACTTCTGCGCACCGGACACGCCAAAGACGCCTGA
- a CDS encoding carboxymuconolactone decarboxylase family protein translates to MDNKRFERGMEMLARVDGEQGDKVMEALGDIAPDLAKLMVEYGFGDVYSRPGLSLKERELITIAALAAKGGCEPQLKVHLHGALNVGWTRKEIVETFLQISVYAGFPAALNAVFAAKAVFAERGE, encoded by the coding sequence ATGGACAACAAACGATTTGAACGCGGCATGGAAATGCTCGCCCGCGTGGACGGCGAGCAGGGCGACAAGGTTATGGAGGCACTGGGGGACATCGCCCCGGATCTGGCGAAACTTATGGTCGAATACGGATTCGGGGACGTCTATTCCCGGCCCGGGCTGTCTCTCAAGGAGCGGGAGCTGATCACCATCGCGGCCCTGGCCGCCAAGGGTGGGTGCGAGCCGCAGCTCAAGGTCCACCTGCACGGGGCGTTGAACGTGGGCTGGACGCGGAAGGAGATTGTCGAGACCTTTCTCCAGATCTCGGTCTATGCGGGGTTCCCGGCGGCCCTGAACGCGGTCTTCGCGGCCAAGGCGGTTTTTGCCGAGCGGGGCGAGTAG
- the obgE gene encoding GTPase ObgE, with protein MKFVDEATIKVASGKGGNGCASLRREANMPKGGPDGGDGGKGGDVILRGSDRLMSLYDFRLKRHYTARNGQSGMGRDRYGKAADDLVVDLPMGTLIFEIIEEEDGTTREEFVIDLVEDGTEIVICEGGRGGRGNLHFKSSINRTPRYAESGLPGQEKQLRLELKILADVGLLGLPSAGKSTFISKVSAARPKIAAYPFTTLVPNLGVIEDDAFKRMVIADIPGLIEGASEGRGLGITFLKHVERTRFLVHILAAEDVNRDDPADGYAMLNQELREYNDEIAKKPQIKVINKIDTLSEAELADMKAKVAASGETVFFISALTGEGVDELLTEMWRQLALLDEA; from the coding sequence ATGAAATTCGTGGATGAAGCGACCATCAAGGTGGCGTCCGGCAAGGGCGGCAACGGCTGCGCCAGCCTGCGGCGCGAGGCCAACATGCCCAAGGGCGGCCCGGATGGCGGCGACGGCGGCAAGGGCGGCGATGTGATCCTGCGCGGTTCCGACCGGCTCATGTCCCTCTACGACTTCCGCCTGAAACGCCATTATACGGCACGCAACGGTCAGTCCGGCATGGGCCGGGACCGCTACGGCAAGGCGGCCGACGACCTTGTCGTGGATCTGCCCATGGGCACGCTTATCTTCGAAATCATCGAGGAGGAGGACGGCACGACCCGCGAGGAGTTCGTGATCGACCTGGTGGAGGACGGCACCGAGATCGTCATCTGCGAGGGCGGACGCGGCGGACGCGGCAATCTGCACTTCAAGTCCTCGATCAACCGCACTCCGCGCTACGCCGAGTCCGGCCTCCCGGGCCAGGAAAAACAACTCAGGCTGGAACTCAAGATCCTGGCGGACGTGGGGCTGCTCGGCCTGCCCTCAGCGGGCAAGTCCACCTTCATTTCCAAGGTCTCCGCAGCCCGGCCCAAGATCGCGGCCTATCCGTTCACCACGCTCGTGCCCAACCTCGGGGTCATCGAAGACGACGCCTTCAAGCGCATGGTCATCGCCGACATCCCCGGCCTCATCGAAGGGGCCTCCGAAGGACGCGGCTTGGGCATTACCTTCCTCAAGCACGTGGAGCGGACACGCTTCCTGGTGCATATCCTGGCCGCCGAAGACGTCAACCGCGATGACCCTGCGGACGGCTACGCCATGCTCAACCAGGAGCTGCGCGAGTACAACGACGAGATCGCGAAAAAGCCGCAGATCAAGGTCATCAACAAGATAGACACCCTGTCCGAAGCGGAACTGGCCGACATGAAGGCCAAAGTCGCCGCCTCCGGCGAAACCGTCTTCTTCATCTCCGCCCTGACCGGAGAAGGCGTGGACGAGCTGCTCACGGAGATGTGGCGGCAGCTCGCCCTGCTTGACGAAGCCTAG
- the rpmA gene encoding 50S ribosomal protein L27 → MAHKKAGGSSRNGRDSAGQRRGVKRFGGQEVVAGNILVRQLGTKFHPGDGVGVGKDYTLFALVDGVVKYEKYTRKKVVKTRVSVTPPEA, encoded by the coding sequence ATGGCTCATAAGAAAGCTGGTGGTAGCTCCAGAAACGGACGCGACAGCGCCGGTCAGCGGCGCGGCGTGAAGCGCTTCGGCGGCCAGGAAGTGGTTGCCGGCAACATCCTCGTGCGTCAGCTCGGTACCAAATTTCACCCCGGCGACGGCGTTGGCGTTGGCAAGGATTACACCTTGTTTGCCCTGGTTGACGGCGTGGTCAAGTACGAGAAGTATACCCGCAAGAAGGTCGTCAAGACCCGCGTGAGCGTGACGCCCCCCGAGGCCTAA